Genomic segment of Deinococcus fonticola:
ATTGAACCGTTTCTCGTGCAGGTACGGGAACGGCTCGCCGATATTCAGCTTGGAGCCCACCGTGTTCGACTGAAGGGCGTTACTGATCGAGGTCAGGTTCCCGTCGGTATCAATCACCGCGATGTACCCCTGAATCGGCGGAAGTTTTTTGCCCAGCGTCGGCCCAGGGTTGGTGAGGCGTTCGGCGACGGCTTCGGCCCGGTCGTTCAGCCGGCGGTCAAACTGCGCGCCGATCTGCCCCAGCAGGTAGACCGACATGCCCAGCGTAATCAGCGTGATGGCCGCCAGGGCCGCCAGCGTGTACACCAGCGCCAGCCGGAAGCGCAGGCTGTGCCGCCAGGCCACCCGCGCCGAGTAAAGCCCCGCGCCGGGCGTCAACGGGATGTTGCGGCGCACCGTGGGCGGGGCTTCAAGCTGAGACACGCTCATACGCGGAGTGTAATCACATCTGACATGAAAAAATCACGGTTCTAAGGGTTGCGTTCAGAACACAGCCTGCCGCGCGTTTCCCGCCGAATAGCAAATCACCCGCCTGAGACGCCCTTTCGGATCTCAGCGGGCAGCCTCTGGATACCTCACACTTGCAGGACATACCCGACGTTGCGGATGGTTCTGATTCGCAGGTCGCTGTCAGCCGTTTCCAGTTTCTTGCGCAGTTGCGAGATGCGCACCTCGACGCTGTTGCTGTTCGGGGTTTCCCAGCCGTACAGATGGGATTCGATGTCGGCGCGCGAAAAGACGCGTTCGGGGGTGCGCATCATCAGTTCCAGAATGCGGGCCTCGTGCTCGGTCAGGTTGACGTTCTTGTCGTTGACGGTGAGCAGCAGGCTGGAGGTGCTGAGACTGGTGTTCCCCAGGTTGACGCCCGTTCCGGCGGCGGTGCGGCGCAGCAGGGCGGTGATGCGGGCGTCCAGTTCCGGCATGGCGAAGGGCTTGGTGAGGTAGTCGTCCGCCCCGGCGTTCAGGCCAGCCACGCGCTCCTGCACGCCACTGCGGGCCGACAGCACCAGCACGGGCGTCGACGAGTACTGCCGCAGGCTGCTGACCAGGTCGAGACCGTCACCGTCCGGCAGGTTCAGGTCCAGCAGAATAAGCTGTGCGCTGTGTGTGCCCAGCCACGCCTGCGCGTCCTTCAGGGTGCCGGCGTGAAACACCTGGTAATCGGCCGACAGGTATTCCTTAAGCAGGGGCCCGAGGTGGGGATCGTCTTCAACAACGAGAATCTGTGCAAGCATGGACAACTCCTTTGGCCCCTGACGGGCGTGTCCCTGCGCCGCAGTTGACGCGCCCGGCGAGGATAGATTGATCGCAGTATGCCTTATCCCGGCACCCGTCACCTGGTTTTGCCGTCCAGGAACCTGTAAAGACCGGGAGCGCTCGGGGGGGAGGTGTTGACCGTGGCGGGGGTGCGCGGGGCAGCTTCAGCCGGAACCCCCGACGGGTTGGTCTGGCCGGTGGTTTGCAGATTCAGGGTCAACTTGAACTGTTGCAGCAGCTTCGTCAGGGTCAGGCCCAGGCTTTTGCCGGTGCCGTTGCCCGGGTTGCCTAAAGCGGGCGGAGGCGCGACCTGCGGACTGGCGCCGTTCGATTTGCTGCCTTCCGGTTTATCGCTTCTCTCCAGGTTATCAGGCATCAGGGTCAGTTGACCGTTTTTGAGGACGCCGTCGTAACGGTTTTGCAGGCCGGTATACAGGCCGCTGCGCTTCTCCTCGTCCGACTGCGAGAAAATCACGATGACCGGGCCACTGTAATTTTTGATCAGTTGAACATTGAAACGGCTGCCGCTCGACTCGCCGGCCCCCAGGGTCGTCTGCATCTCCCGATCCCAGATGGACATCTTCAGCGCCCCGGCCGGAGAGGCCAGCAGCACGAAAGAAACCAGGAAGGGGAAGAGTCTTTTCATCATCAGCAGTGTATCCAGTCGCCCTGACGGGAATCTGTAACAGCCATCCAGCAGAGACCGGAACGGCTGCCCCGCATCAGGGTCGCTGGAAGGTTAAGGGTTGAAACTGACGCGCCCGTGACGCAGCGGGATGTGAAGTTTCGTAAAAAACAATACTTTCCTCACGGTCTTTAGAAAAGGGGGTGGGGACGTGCTGTGGCGACTGGAGCGGCCTGGCCTCTTCTTTATTGCGTCCCCAAAGAAAACCACCGTCCCCAGGCGGAAGACGGTGGTTCACCAGTGGAGCGGAAGTTACCGGGCGACCTCGACGGCGCGGCTTTCGCGCACCACTGTGACCTGCACCTGGCCAGGGTATTCCATGTCCTGCTCGACCCGTCCGGCGATTTCGCGGGCCAGCAGGGTGGCCTGGGCGTCGGTGACCTTTTCAGGTTGCACGATCACGCGCACCTCGCGCCCGGCCTGAATGGCGTAGGCTTGCTGCACGCCAGGGAAGGCCACGGCGATCTGCTCGAGCTGCTCCAGCCGGCGCACGTAGGATTCCAGTTCCTCGCGCCGCGCTCCGGGGCGGGCGGCGGAAATGGCGTCGGCAGCGGCGACCAGCACCGAGTACAGCGTCTCGCCGTTCTCCGGATCGTGGTGGTGGGCAATGGCGTCGATGACCTCGGGCGGCTCGCCGAAGCGCCTGGCGAGGTTGATGCCGATGTCGATGTGGGTGCCGTCGATCTCGCGGTCGATGCTTTTGCCCACGTCGTGCATCAGCCCCGCGCGGCGGGCCAGCGCGGCGTCCAGGCCCAGTTCATCGGCCATGATGCCGGTCAGGTGCGCCACCTGAATGCTGTGTTTCAGGACGTTCTGACCGTAACTGCTGCGGAAGTACATGCGGCCCAGCAGTTGCACCAGCCCCGGTTTGATGCCCACCACGCCCGCCTCGATGGCCGCTTCCTCGCCCTGGGTGTGAATGAAGGACTTCATGTCGTCCTGGGCCTTGTGCACCATCTCCTCGATGCGGGTGGGGTGAATGCGCCCGTCGGCCACCAGCGCGTCCAGTACGTGGCGGGCCACCTCGCGGCGAATGGGGTTGAAACTGGAGAGAATTACCGCCTCGGGCGTGTCGTCGATGATCAGATCCACCCCGGTCAGCGACTCGAAGGCGCGGATGTTGCGCCCCTCGCGCCCGATCAGGCGGCCTTTCATGGCGTCGTTCGGAATGGGCACCACCGAAACACTGAGCTGGGCGCTGGTTTCGCTGGCACTGCGCTGGATGGCCTGCGCGATCACGTGCCGGGCGGTGCGTTTGGCTTCCGCCGTGGCCCGCTCGGTCATGGCCCGAACGCGAATGGCCTTCTCTTCCTCCAGCTCCGCGTCCAGCCGGCCCAGAATCTGCTCGCGGGCCGCCTCCGGGGTCAACTGCCCCACCTCGTACAGCCGCAGGTCGATCTGCTTGCCGCGCTCCACCAGGGCCTCTTCCTGGCCCTGAAGGTCGCGCAGACCCGCTTCCAGTTTTTCCTCCAGCACGTCGAGCTTGTCGCCGCGGGCGTCGAGCTGCTCGGCCCGGCGGTTCAGGCGCTCGATTTCACGCTGAAGCTCCTCGCGTTCGCGTCGGGTTTCCTGACGGTCGGCCGCCAGCGTCTCCCTGGTCTGCTGGGCGTCCTGCTTGGCCTGCAGGCGCTCCTGATCGAGTTGTGAACGAAGTCCCGCGATCTGGTCGCGTTCCACCCCGAACCGCGCCTGCTGAGCGGCCAGCCCGGCTTCGCGTTCGGTGGCCTCCTGCGTGCGCCTCTCGGCGTCCTGCATCCTTCTGCTGATGTCCTGCCTGGCTTGCTCGGCCTCGGCCCGCACCGCGCGGGCGTCGAGCTCGGCCTGAGCGCGAATCTGCTGCGCCTGCGCCTGGGCTTCCTGCTGAAGTCGGTCGTCCACCTCCGTCTGCTTCTGGCGGATCACCGTTCTGGCAAAGAAAAACCCCAGGGTTAAACCAAGCAGGAGGCCCAGAATCAGGATCAATGTATTGTCCATGATCAGGCTCCTTTCCTCGGAAGGGCCGGGCATCACGACTGCCCCGCCTTCCGGTCCGTCTGAAATTCGTGAACGCCGCGCCGGTCAAACGATAAGCTGAGCGTTCAAGGCGCAGTCTAGCGGTTTCCTGCCTGCTCCTGCGGTTCAGGCTTTGCCAGTACCTTCGTTTGGATAGGGCGGCTCCGTTTGGACAGAGTGGACACGCGGCGTGCGCCCTGGCCCCGGGTGGTACAACCTTCCTTATGACTTCCACGCCACTCAGTCAGGAAACGCGCGGCATCCGGGCCGCCGTGCGCAAGGTGTCGGCCTATCCTTTCACGCCCATCGACGTGCCCATCAAACTCGATCAGAACGAGAACCCGTACGACTTCCCGGCGGAACTGAAGGCTGAGGCCGCGCGGCGCATGCTGGAGCGCCCCTGGAACCGTTACCCGGACTTGCACGCCGACAAACTGCGCGAAGCCCTCGCCAGATACGAGGACTGGGACGCCGGCAGCATCGTGGTGACGCCCGGCAGCAATGTCCTGATTAAAATCCTGACCGAACTGGCCGGCATCAACCAGACCATGCTGGTCACCAAACCCACCTTCAGCGTGTACACCCTGGAAGCCTCGCTGCTGGACGCCAAACTGGTCGAGGTGCCCCTCAACCCGGACTTCTCGCTGCCCGTGGCGGAACTGAAAGCGGCGCTGGAACGCGAGGCCCCCGGCGTGTTCGCCATTGCCGAGCCACACGCCCCCACCGGCCACGCCGACCGCCCCGAGGACGTGCAGGAACTGATGCGCCACGCCGAGCAGTACGGCTGGGTGACCGTGCTGGACGAGGCGTACTACCAGTACAGCGGCACCGATTACCGCGACCTGGTCCGGGCGCACCCCAACGCCCTTTCCCTGCGCACCTTCAGCAAAGCCTGGGGCCTGGCGGGCGTGCGGCTGGGGTACATCCTGGCCGGGCAGGAGATCGCGCACAACCTTCAGAAACTGGTGTCGGCGTT
This window contains:
- a CDS encoding pyridoxal phosphate-dependent aminotransferase; translation: MTSTPLSQETRGIRAAVRKVSAYPFTPIDVPIKLDQNENPYDFPAELKAEAARRMLERPWNRYPDLHADKLREALARYEDWDAGSIVVTPGSNVLIKILTELAGINQTMLVTKPTFSVYTLEASLLDAKLVEVPLNPDFSLPVAELKAALEREAPGVFAIAEPHAPTGHADRPEDVQELMRHAEQYGWVTVLDEAYYQYSGTDYRDLVRAHPNALSLRTFSKAWGLAGVRLGYILAGQEIAHNLQKLVSAFNVNILTETVLEVALEHPEYVQRIVQETVRERERVFAALQDHPTCQALPSQANYFLLRTPDAQAAYRHLLSRGIVTRPQDGQYLLKGCLRVAIGTPGENDTLIAAVNELK
- a CDS encoding response regulator transcription factor produces the protein MLAQILVVEDDPHLGPLLKEYLSADYQVFHAGTLKDAQAWLGTHSAQLILLDLNLPDGDGLDLVSSLRQYSSTPVLVLSARSGVQERVAGLNAGADDYLTKPFAMPELDARITALLRRTAAGTGVNLGNTSLSTSSLLLTVNDKNVNLTEHEARILELMMRTPERVFSRADIESHLYGWETPNSNSVEVRISQLRKKLETADSDLRIRTIRNVGYVLQV
- the rny gene encoding ribonuclease Y, with product MDNTLILILGLLLGLTLGFFFARTVIRQKQTEVDDRLQQEAQAQAQQIRAQAELDARAVRAEAEQARQDISRRMQDAERRTQEATEREAGLAAQQARFGVERDQIAGLRSQLDQERLQAKQDAQQTRETLAADRQETRREREELQREIERLNRRAEQLDARGDKLDVLEEKLEAGLRDLQGQEEALVERGKQIDLRLYEVGQLTPEAAREQILGRLDAELEEEKAIRVRAMTERATAEAKRTARHVIAQAIQRSASETSAQLSVSVVPIPNDAMKGRLIGREGRNIRAFESLTGVDLIIDDTPEAVILSSFNPIRREVARHVLDALVADGRIHPTRIEEMVHKAQDDMKSFIHTQGEEAAIEAGVVGIKPGLVQLLGRMYFRSSYGQNVLKHSIQVAHLTGIMADELGLDAALARRAGLMHDVGKSIDREIDGTHIDIGINLARRFGEPPEVIDAIAHHHDPENGETLYSVLVAAADAISAARPGARREELESYVRRLEQLEQIAVAFPGVQQAYAIQAGREVRVIVQPEKVTDAQATLLAREIAGRVEQDMEYPGQVQVTVVRESRAVEVAR